Proteins from a genomic interval of Desulfovulcanus ferrireducens:
- the pdxA gene encoding 4-hydroxythreonine-4-phosphate dehydrogenase PdxA, translating into MGRVLNRNTDQEPQFIVYTMGDPNGLGPELICSLELEKICSEKKMLIIGLEEALDYHCRHLKKDKFWSRIDDIAKLNKLGPGIYLMEPEGLEKVALKPGHAHVHGGLSAGRSLDLACTLLKVGMAGALVTGPLNKAMLQEAGFDFAGHTEFLGERFGVGKDKVCMHLWGEKLRVSLATTHPPLRQVPELISIERVVRCLKLTFELMKKMDLASLPIGVCGLNPHAGEMGKIGREEIEIIGPAVEEAKSLGVNAEGPYPADTLFYQAAQGKFSSVLAMYHDQGLGPLKLLHFGQAVNITLGLPIVRTSVDHGTGYDLVGTGKADPGSLKQAIFMAEQLAG; encoded by the coding sequence ATGGGTAGGGTGTTGAATCGGAACACGGATCAGGAGCCCCAATTTATAGTCTACACCATGGGGGATCCCAACGGGCTGGGACCGGAGCTTATATGTAGCCTGGAACTGGAAAAGATTTGTTCTGAAAAGAAGATGTTAATAATCGGGTTGGAGGAAGCTTTAGACTATCATTGTCGGCATTTGAAAAAGGACAAGTTCTGGAGCAGGATAGATGATATAGCAAAGCTTAACAAGCTTGGCCCAGGTATTTATCTCATGGAACCTGAAGGACTGGAAAAAGTGGCTTTGAAGCCTGGCCATGCCCATGTTCATGGGGGGCTTAGTGCAGGCAGGTCTCTGGATTTGGCCTGCACTTTGTTGAAAGTGGGCATGGCCGGAGCCTTGGTCACCGGCCCTTTGAATAAAGCCATGCTCCAGGAGGCAGGATTTGATTTTGCCGGACATACGGAATTTTTGGGTGAACGGTTTGGAGTGGGTAAGGACAAAGTATGTATGCACCTCTGGGGTGAAAAGCTAAGGGTTAGTCTGGCCACCACACATCCTCCTCTACGCCAAGTGCCGGAATTGATTAGTATTGAACGCGTTGTGCGCTGCTTGAAGCTTACTTTTGAATTAATGAAAAAAATGGATCTGGCGAGCCTGCCGATTGGGGTGTGTGGATTAAATCCTCATGCTGGTGAGATGGGAAAAATCGGGCGCGAGGAAATCGAGATCATCGGGCCGGCCGTAGAAGAAGCCAAATCTTTGGGGGTAAATGCTGAGGGGCCATATCCTGCAGATACCCTTTTTTATCAAGCTGCCCAGGGCAAATTTTCTTCTGTATTAGCCATGTATCATGATCAGGGCTTGGGCCCTTTAAAACTTTTGCATTTTGGTCAGGCTGTAAACATTACTTTGGGATTACCTATTGTGCGTACATCCGTAGACCACGGTACAGGATATGATTTGGTGGGTACGGGTAAAGCAGATCCTGGAAGCTTAAAACAGGCGATTTTTATGGCTGAGCAACTGGCAGGCTAA
- a CDS encoding STAS domain-containing protein: MAEQELVLTIDGDIVSTSSEELKEKLHKAVGEDPKILVLDFKNVEYVDSIGIGIIIATHNSLRNKGAKLKLINVNNDILNLFKTMRLDKHIDMEEA; encoded by the coding sequence ATGGCCGAACAAGAACTTGTCCTGACTATTGATGGAGATATTGTTTCTACTAGTTCGGAGGAATTAAAGGAAAAATTACATAAGGCCGTTGGTGAGGATCCCAAAATACTAGTTTTAGATTTTAAAAATGTAGAATATGTAGATTCTATTGGTATTGGCATAATTATTGCTACACATAATAGCTTGAGAAATAAAGGTGCCAAACTGAAGCTTATCAATGTTAATAATGATATTTTAAATCTTTTTAAGACAATGCGTCTTGATAAGCATATTGATATGGAAGAAGCGTGA
- a CDS encoding hybrid sensor histidine kinase/response regulator, translating to MSMMDDETLQMYVEESREHLENIENDLLAIEEAGENIDEELVNKVFRAAHSIKGGAGFLGLSNIKELAHKIENILDMIRNREIVPNPEVINIVLLAFDRLRELIENISESNELDISEHIDALTRITSASLPQDEKQSVVNEVVIKDRNERIIFVLKEFDLMQAQKRGKFIYLIEFDLIHDVHRKDKRPMDVVKDMQATGDILEIKVDIDAVGTLEDGGFSNKLPMYVLYATIIEPDIITTLFDLPDEQIKNIQTEDIWVESPKDTLEESIQEQETVLEKVSVTEPEIVPHPPEEIEQILEQVQVEPSKMQQEQEEVEPKSVSKPLSPGKAKPVSTSAKAVHAETLRVHVSLLENLMNLAGELVLSRNQLLQAISTDDKHAIAMAGQRVDLVTSELQEAIMLTRMQPVGNIFNKFPRVVRDLARELGKDIELKLEGKEVELDKTIIEGLSDPLTHLVRNSADHGIEPPEERIAKGKSPRGTIILKAFHAAGQVNIEIIDDGRGMDAEKIARKAIEKGLVSEEQVSNMSEKDKLNLIFLPGLSTAEKVSDVSGRGVGMDVVKSNLDKLGGQVEIETQKDKGTSIRIKLPLTLAIIPSLLISMGQERFAIPQVNVDELIQVPAHQVSERIERVGDAEVLILRGELIPLMSLANVLGSGRSSDELNSAQDQSSPSESELVEGSQSLVKKTNGDVNIVVVQAGSFKYGLVVDELHDSVEIVVKPLGRHLKNCEGYAGATIMGDGRVALILDVVGLARLGELSSVAGTDKAKKLALEAERRAAEEIHSLFLFNNGPHEHCAVPLALVARVEMIKAEDIEIVGGKKVIQYRGGSLPVFALEEVADVNHLELEGELVVIVFVVGGHEVGLLASPPVDAVEVKLNIDPFTLKQTGISGSAIINGHTTLIVDIFEFVETLNPGWFEERETVTALQEGANKVLLVEDSDFFRSQVKKFIKDEGYEVVTAEDGSVAWEYLNEHPNEIQVVVTDLEMPNMDGFELTKLIKNDERFAHLPVIALTSLAGEEDVAKGKQIGIDDYQIKLDKERLLQSIFNFLNKKAA from the coding sequence ATGAGTATGATGGATGATGAAACCTTGCAAATGTATGTCGAGGAATCCAGAGAACATCTTGAAAACATTGAGAATGATCTTTTAGCTATTGAAGAAGCAGGTGAAAATATAGATGAAGAACTGGTAAATAAGGTTTTTCGAGCTGCTCACTCCATAAAGGGCGGTGCTGGTTTTCTGGGTTTAAGCAATATCAAGGAATTGGCTCATAAGATAGAGAATATCCTGGATATGATCCGGAACCGAGAAATTGTGCCTAACCCTGAGGTAATCAATATAGTCCTTTTGGCTTTTGATCGCTTGCGGGAACTGATTGAAAATATTTCTGAAAGCAATGAGTTGGATATTTCCGAACATATAGATGCTCTGACCAGAATTACTTCGGCTTCTTTACCTCAGGATGAGAAACAAAGTGTAGTCAATGAGGTAGTAATTAAAGACCGGAATGAGCGAATCATTTTTGTTCTAAAAGAATTTGATCTTATGCAGGCTCAGAAAAGGGGCAAATTTATTTATTTGATTGAATTTGATCTCATCCATGATGTCCATAGAAAAGATAAAAGACCCATGGATGTGGTCAAGGATATGCAGGCTACAGGAGATATTCTGGAAATTAAAGTCGATATTGATGCAGTAGGCACTTTGGAAGATGGCGGATTTTCCAATAAGCTTCCTATGTATGTCTTGTATGCCACAATTATCGAGCCGGATATTATTACCACTTTATTTGATCTCCCTGATGAGCAAATTAAAAATATTCAGACTGAAGATATTTGGGTTGAGTCACCTAAAGATACGCTAGAAGAGTCAATTCAGGAACAAGAAACAGTTTTGGAAAAAGTTTCTGTGACAGAGCCTGAAATTGTTCCTCATCCACCTGAAGAAATTGAACAAATACTGGAGCAAGTTCAGGTTGAGCCTTCCAAAATGCAGCAGGAACAGGAAGAGGTGGAGCCTAAATCTGTTTCGAAACCCTTATCACCGGGAAAAGCAAAACCCGTCTCTACCTCGGCTAAAGCAGTGCACGCCGAGACATTACGCGTCCATGTCAGCCTTTTAGAGAATTTGATGAATTTGGCGGGAGAGCTGGTTTTAAGTCGCAATCAGCTTTTGCAAGCTATATCCACAGATGACAAGCATGCCATTGCTATGGCCGGACAGCGTGTTGATCTGGTCACTTCAGAATTGCAAGAAGCCATTATGCTCACCAGAATGCAGCCTGTGGGCAATATTTTTAACAAATTTCCTCGTGTAGTCAGGGATCTTGCTCGTGAACTAGGAAAGGATATTGAGTTGAAACTGGAAGGTAAGGAGGTCGAGCTGGACAAAACAATTATAGAAGGTTTGTCAGATCCTTTAACACATTTGGTGCGTAATTCAGCTGATCACGGAATTGAGCCTCCGGAAGAGCGGATAGCCAAGGGCAAGAGCCCGCGAGGAACAATTATTCTTAAAGCCTTTCATGCCGCTGGCCAAGTAAATATTGAAATCATTGATGATGGTCGAGGAATGGATGCGGAAAAGATAGCCCGCAAAGCAATTGAAAAAGGTCTGGTCTCAGAAGAGCAGGTCAGCAACATGTCAGAAAAGGACAAGTTAAATTTGATTTTTCTTCCCGGCCTATCCACTGCAGAAAAGGTTTCTGATGTTTCTGGCCGTGGGGTAGGCATGGATGTAGTCAAAAGTAATTTGGATAAACTGGGTGGGCAGGTAGAAATCGAGACCCAAAAGGATAAGGGGACTTCTATCCGCATAAAATTACCACTTACATTAGCAATTATTCCAAGTCTGCTTATTTCCATGGGCCAGGAGAGGTTTGCTATCCCTCAGGTTAATGTTGACGAACTGATACAAGTTCCAGCCCATCAGGTTTCTGAGCGAATTGAAAGAGTCGGAGACGCAGAAGTGTTGATTTTACGGGGCGAGTTGATTCCTTTGATGAGCCTGGCCAATGTCTTGGGCTCCGGTAGAAGCTCAGATGAATTGAACTCTGCTCAGGATCAAAGTAGCCCTAGTGAATCGGAATTAGTTGAGGGTAGCCAGTCGTTAGTAAAAAAGACAAACGGGGATGTTAATATTGTCGTTGTCCAGGCAGGCTCATTTAAATATGGTCTGGTTGTGGATGAATTGCATGATTCAGTGGAGATAGTGGTTAAGCCGCTGGGCAGGCACCTGAAAAATTGTGAGGGGTATGCCGGGGCCACTATTATGGGTGATGGTCGGGTGGCCCTGATTTTGGATGTGGTTGGCTTAGCCAGGCTTGGAGAGCTGTCTTCTGTAGCTGGCACTGATAAGGCTAAGAAATTGGCTTTAGAAGCGGAAAGGCGGGCTGCCGAAGAAATTCATTCTCTGTTTTTATTCAATAATGGTCCGCATGAGCATTGCGCGGTGCCTCTTGCGTTGGTTGCCAGAGTGGAAATGATTAAGGCTGAAGATATTGAGATTGTTGGCGGTAAAAAAGTTATTCAATATCGTGGAGGAAGTTTGCCTGTTTTTGCCTTAGAAGAAGTGGCCGATGTTAATCACCTGGAATTGGAAGGAGAACTGGTGGTTATTGTTTTTGTTGTGGGCGGACATGAAGTTGGTCTTCTGGCTTCACCACCTGTGGATGCTGTTGAGGTTAAACTTAATATCGATCCTTTTACTTTAAAGCAGACTGGAATTTCCGGTTCAGCCATAATTAATGGTCATACTACCCTCATAGTGGATATTTTTGAGTTTGTGGAGACTTTGAATCCGGGGTGGTTTGAAGAAAGGGAAACTGTTACGGCCCTCCAGGAAGGAGCAAATAAGGTCTTGCTGGTTGAGGACTCGGATTTTTTCCGTTCTCAGGTCAAAAAATTTATTAAGGATGAAGGATATGAAGTGGTTACCGCTGAAGATGGAAGTGTTGCCTGGGAGTATTTAAATGAACATCCCAATGAGATCCAGGTAGTGGTCACTGATTTGGAGATGCCAAATATGGATGGTTTTGAATTAACCAAACTAATTAAAAATGATGAGCGTTTTGCTCACTTGCCAGTTATTGCTTTGACATCCTTGGCCGGAGAAGAAGATGTGGCCAAGGGTAAACAGATCGGCATTGATGACTATCAGATCAAGTTGGATAAAGAAAGGTTGTTACAAAGTATTTTTAACTTTTTAAATAAAAAAGCAGCATGA
- a CDS encoding chemotaxis protein CheW, translating to MDNAEKIAAKAGNFQLSCFYIGEALCGIDIDQVQEINKQISFTEVPHAPEYVLGIMNLRGRIVTIIDLAKKLGLGLSNLTEESRIIIVSSKEEHIGLLVDKITDVIMADWKQVAPPPSNIKGVQGKYFQGVLNVKNKLVAILDVEEVLAVERG from the coding sequence ATGGATAATGCCGAGAAAATTGCAGCTAAAGCGGGAAATTTTCAATTGTCTTGTTTTTATATTGGCGAGGCCCTGTGCGGTATAGATATTGATCAAGTTCAGGAGATCAATAAGCAGATATCGTTTACTGAGGTTCCCCATGCTCCTGAGTATGTATTAGGAATTATGAATTTGCGTGGGCGGATTGTGACTATCATAGATTTGGCCAAAAAATTGGGTCTGGGGCTCTCAAATCTTACAGAGGAAAGCAGAATTATCATTGTCAGTTCCAAAGAAGAACATATCGGTTTGTTGGTCGATAAAATCACAGATGTGATTATGGCTGATTGGAAGCAGGTGGCTCCACCACCATCTAATATTAAAGGCGTGCAGGGCAAATATTTTCAGGGTGTGCTCAATGTGAAAAATAAATTGGTGGCAATCTTGGATGTAGAAGAAGTCCTAGCAGTGGAGAGAGGTTGA
- a CDS encoding SpoIIE family protein phosphatase translates to MIYNRTPLILIVDDSALNRQVLTLLLKKAGYLTVEAGSGEECRKLAREHKPDLVLLDIMMPKEDGFTTCIKLKSDPQTREIPIIFISALDDTENIVKGLEVGGVDYIVKPFSQPEVLARVKVHLSLKFAQEKLIESQAQKLADIKQVQKSFLVLPEELPEAKFYYLYKPVLELGGDFLDVIPVGENSFAYIVADISGHDLGTAYLISALKALFNQNINAFTPMEDSLRMINAVLRRIFKEGQYLTANVALIERNKLKLSIFNTGHLPAILSKKNGEILEINGEGDILGGFEHFQVQEEVIVVEKGDRVFLFTDGLIEKFRGPGRQRKEGLNLLKRNIAKFNKFDLDEVVRRVVNSLCSGQNKSEDDVILLATEV, encoded by the coding sequence ATGATTTATAATAGAACTCCTTTAATTCTTATTGTAGATGATTCTGCTTTAAACAGGCAGGTGCTGACTCTTTTACTAAAAAAAGCCGGCTATTTGACCGTAGAGGCTGGTAGTGGGGAGGAGTGTCGTAAGCTAGCTCGTGAACATAAACCAGACCTGGTTCTTCTGGATATCATGATGCCTAAGGAGGATGGATTCACCACGTGTATTAAACTAAAAAGTGACCCTCAAACAAGAGAAATCCCTATAATTTTTATTTCTGCTTTGGATGACACTGAAAATATTGTCAAAGGTTTGGAAGTGGGTGGAGTCGATTACATTGTCAAACCCTTTTCTCAGCCCGAAGTCCTAGCCAGAGTAAAGGTACATTTAAGCTTAAAATTTGCACAAGAAAAATTAATTGAAAGCCAGGCTCAAAAATTAGCCGATATCAAACAGGTTCAAAAGTCATTTTTAGTCCTTCCCGAAGAATTGCCAGAGGCAAAATTTTATTACCTATACAAACCAGTGTTAGAGCTCGGGGGCGATTTTTTAGATGTCATTCCTGTTGGTGAAAACTCTTTTGCTTACATAGTAGCCGACATAAGCGGACATGATTTGGGCACGGCTTATCTTATTTCAGCCTTAAAGGCCCTTTTTAACCAAAATATTAATGCCTTTACGCCCATGGAAGATAGTTTGAGGATGATTAATGCGGTTCTGCGACGGATATTTAAGGAAGGCCAATACCTGACAGCCAATGTTGCCCTTATTGAGCGAAATAAGCTTAAGCTTTCTATTTTCAATACCGGTCATCTTCCGGCTATTTTGTCTAAAAAGAATGGAGAAATTTTGGAAATCAATGGTGAGGGCGATATTTTAGGTGGATTTGAACATTTTCAGGTTCAAGAAGAAGTTATAGTTGTTGAAAAAGGTGATAGGGTTTTCTTGTTTACAGATGGGCTTATCGAAAAATTTAGAGGTCCCGGACGGCAAAGAAAAGAAGGGCTTAATTTGCTTAAAAGAAATATTGCCAAATTCAATAAATTTGACCTGGATGAAGTTGTGCGCAGGGTTGTTAATTCTCTCTGTTCCGGTCAAAATAAGAGTGAAGACGATGTAATACTTTTAGCTACAGAAGTCTGA
- a CDS encoding ATP-binding protein: protein MFKIKHSSSLIQIEFPAVFKNVDIVLQIVQNFLKERKKNIKLFNLTLALREALNNAIAHGARRNPELYIKCIVELKDNKVFFSVEDPGNGFDWKHLETDMRPSVNSEHGWGIFLLKQCSDGLRFYGSGNKVTFWFNVDNS, encoded by the coding sequence GTGTTTAAAATCAAGCACTCTTCCTCTTTAATTCAGATTGAATTTCCTGCAGTGTTTAAGAATGTGGATATTGTGCTTCAAATTGTTCAGAATTTTTTAAAAGAACGTAAAAAAAACATAAAGTTATTTAATTTGACTTTGGCCTTACGCGAAGCCTTAAACAATGCAATAGCTCACGGAGCTCGTAGAAACCCTGAGTTGTATATAAAGTGTATAGTTGAATTAAAAGATAATAAAGTTTTTTTTAGCGTTGAAGATCCTGGTAATGGGTTTGATTGGAAACATTTGGAAACAGATATGAGGCCAAGTGTCAATTCAGAACATGGTTGGGGTATTTTTCTTTTGAAACAGTGTAGTGATGGCTTGAGATTCTATGGTTCGGGAAATAAAGTAACTTTTTGGTTTAATGTGGATAATAGTTAG
- a CDS encoding protein-glutamate methylesterase/protein-glutamine glutaminase has protein sequence MKLRVLVVDDTIFYRKIISDVLSQLSEVEVVGTAGNGRIALTRIESLKPDLITLDVEMPVLDGLGVLKEIKKRGLDIGVIMVSTLTKRGTEITMKALELGAFDFITKPDAETLEENFKALLLALRPRIRAFVRRYELRKALRRKKTDLKLKEKVVHVPGEVVRKVELERRVEKSDIVAIGISTGGPNALTTMLPMLPGDLGVPVVVVQHMPPMFTKSLADNLDQKCALKVKEGEDGEPLVPNTVYIAPGGKQMKVAAGVAGTKVLRITDDPPENNCKPAADYLFRSVARQFKSKATGVIMTGMGNDGTLGLKVMKSFGAVTIAQDEETSVVYGMPKMAIEAGVIDIIAPLDKIAQEIVNTVRR, from the coding sequence ATGAAATTAAGGGTATTAGTCGTCGACGATACCATTTTCTATCGCAAAATTATCAGTGATGTTTTGTCTCAGCTTTCTGAAGTTGAAGTAGTTGGAACGGCAGGCAACGGCCGAATTGCTTTGACTAGAATTGAATCCCTGAAACCGGATTTGATTACTTTAGATGTTGAAATGCCTGTTTTGGATGGTTTGGGGGTTTTAAAAGAAATAAAAAAGAGAGGTCTGGATATTGGTGTAATTATGGTCAGTACACTGACCAAGCGTGGCACAGAAATAACTATGAAGGCCTTGGAATTGGGGGCCTTTGATTTTATTACCAAGCCAGACGCTGAGACTCTCGAGGAGAATTTTAAGGCTTTGCTGCTGGCTTTGCGCCCTCGCATTCGGGCCTTTGTTAGAAGATACGAGTTAAGGAAGGCCCTGAGGAGAAAAAAAACAGATTTAAAGCTGAAGGAGAAGGTTGTTCATGTCCCAGGTGAGGTGGTCAGAAAAGTTGAGCTTGAAAGACGTGTGGAGAAGTCAGACATCGTGGCTATTGGCATTTCAACCGGAGGGCCCAATGCCCTGACTACAATGCTGCCTATGCTTCCGGGAGACCTGGGCGTCCCTGTGGTTGTCGTCCAGCATATGCCGCCCATGTTTACTAAGTCTCTCGCTGACAATCTGGATCAAAAATGTGCTTTGAAGGTTAAAGAGGGTGAAGATGGGGAGCCACTTGTGCCTAATACGGTATATATTGCCCCGGGTGGAAAACAGATGAAAGTAGCTGCAGGTGTGGCCGGAACCAAGGTCCTTCGCATAACTGATGACCCACCAGAAAATAATTGCAAACCCGCAGCTGATTATCTTTTCCGGTCAGTGGCCAGGCAGTTCAAAAGCAAGGCTACAGGGGTAATTATGACTGGTATGGGCAATGATGGGACTCTGGGTTTAAAAGTCATGAAGTCATTTGGTGCGGTGACCATCGCCCAGGATGAGGAGACATCTGTAGTTTATGGAATGCCCAAAATGGCTATTGAAGCCGGGGTGATAGATATTATAGCCCCGTTGGATAAAATTGCCCAAGAAATAGTTAACACTGTGCGTAGGTAG